One segment of Halostella litorea DNA contains the following:
- a CDS encoding type IV pilin: MALQFSSFNDDRAVSPVIGVILMVAITVILAAVIGAFVLDLGSNQSENANAGVSIEQQSSDTVRVQITDIGNADNVRVETDGGSIPGGDTMSSVGSTVTVNGLGTDDTVTVIAVNGDSENVIRTYTHE; this comes from the coding sequence ATGGCGCTTCAATTCTCTTCGTTTAACGACGATCGGGCAGTCTCACCGGTTATAGGTGTCATATTAATGGTAGCTATAACCGTGATCCTCGCTGCCGTCATCGGGGCCTTTGTCCTTGATCTCGGCAGTAACCAGTCAGAAAACGCAAATGCTGGCGTTTCCATCGAGCAACAAAGCAGTGACACTGTCCGTGTTCAGATAACTGACATTGGAAATGCCGATAATGTCAGGGTCGAAACTGACGGCGGGAGTATCCCGGGTGGTGACACCATGAGCTCAGTTGGATCGACAGTTACAGTGAATGGTTTAGGAACCGACGACACGGTTACGGTCATCGCAGTGAACGGCGATAGCGAAAACGTGATCCGGACCTACACGCACGAATAA
- a CDS encoding type IV pilin, with translation MNIKTMFKADDDRAVSPVIGVILMVAITVILAAVIGAFVLDLGQGQDTNVNAGVSIEKVDSTTAKVQLTDMGNAEKVRVEPSTGSNQELNSVGDSETFGGLTEGSDTITVIAVDGDNENVIRNYDFE, from the coding sequence ATGAATATCAAAACAATGTTTAAAGCGGACGACGACCGTGCCGTGAGCCCGGTTATAGGTGTCATATTAATGGTAGCTATAACCGTGATTCTCGCGGCCGTCATTGGGGCCTTCGTCCTTGACCTTGGGCAGGGGCAAGACACGAACGTCAATGCCGGTGTTTCGATCGAAAAGGTGGACAGCACCACAGCGAAGGTGCAACTCACAGACATGGGGAATGCAGAAAAGGTTCGTGTCGAACCGTCAACTGGTTCCAATCAGGAACTCAATTCGGTCGGTGACTCGGAAACGTTTGGGGGCCTGACCGAAGGGAGTGACACGATTACCGTGATCGCAGTTGACGGAGACAACGAAAACGTCATTCGGAACTACGACTTCGAATAA
- a CDS encoding S8 family peptidase yields MQRTNAILVATLVVLTTVATPFGTALAAAQTAEEPAIVEYGGLDGKPSFIVTLANDTNATGDLRGWANESDSRTILRLSEEHDTAVIAAPEYRVRDLGFWERVGSLDLDTLLNGGGGLATVSFVEDVSPNYRMSTPDPVTLQNEGQWSPPEIPTQAKFSGPGTDYLFGQQMPTQGIGFAADAPPTTPADARRVMGINNVSVTGEGVTVVPIDSGCSVGNGQYLGNGSVDSEIRIVNESKSWIGEDNPTVGEQGFEAVADSNNHGTWVTHAMAANTTNDTYDGVLPDADILCLQTMDSEGSGSTADIVDAVRYATDYHQNHSGSMVISMSLGSPLWNEALADAVDDAREEGIIVVVAAGNSAQLRSPGIASPGDAANVTTVGAVTGEPAQNASRAYFSQYGPDPGTLDNSGGTSEGADVDLVAPGMNTTVRTPNGDLTMSGTSMGTPYVAAAMGAVMEAHPDWSADRVEAQVYASARRIPNVSEYAAGHGMVAPDRAIAEENASQSQTEAMNGPASTRQDLYDHISDAQGGFIARTAASIEEAL; encoded by the coding sequence ATGCAACGCACAAACGCCATTCTGGTAGCAACGCTGGTCGTCCTGACAACCGTCGCGACGCCGTTCGGGACAGCACTCGCCGCGGCTCAGACCGCCGAGGAACCGGCGATCGTCGAGTACGGCGGCCTCGACGGCAAGCCCTCGTTCATCGTCACGCTCGCGAACGACACGAACGCGACGGGAGACCTGCGCGGGTGGGCCAACGAGAGCGACTCGCGGACCATCCTCCGACTGTCGGAAGAACATGATACGGCGGTCATCGCCGCCCCCGAGTACCGCGTTCGGGATCTGGGCTTCTGGGAGCGTGTCGGGTCACTCGACCTCGATACGCTGCTGAACGGCGGGGGCGGACTCGCGACGGTGTCGTTCGTCGAGGACGTGTCGCCGAACTACCGCATGTCGACGCCGGACCCGGTGACCCTGCAGAACGAGGGCCAGTGGTCGCCGCCGGAGATCCCGACGCAGGCGAAGTTCTCCGGTCCGGGTACGGACTACCTGTTCGGCCAGCAGATGCCGACGCAGGGCATCGGCTTCGCAGCGGACGCCCCACCGACGACGCCGGCCGATGCCCGGCGCGTGATGGGGATAAACAACGTCTCCGTGACGGGCGAAGGCGTCACAGTCGTCCCGATCGACAGCGGCTGTTCGGTCGGGAACGGCCAGTACCTCGGCAACGGATCGGTCGACTCGGAGATCCGGATCGTCAACGAGAGCAAGTCGTGGATCGGAGAGGACAACCCGACGGTCGGTGAGCAAGGCTTCGAGGCCGTCGCGGACTCGAACAACCACGGCACGTGGGTCACGCACGCGATGGCCGCCAACACCACCAACGACACCTACGATGGCGTGCTGCCCGACGCTGATATCCTTTGTCTCCAGACGATGGACTCGGAGGGGTCAGGGTCGACCGCGGACATCGTCGACGCCGTCCGCTACGCCACGGACTACCACCAGAACCACTCCGGGAGCATGGTCATCTCGATGAGCCTCGGCAGCCCGCTGTGGAACGAGGCGCTGGCTGACGCCGTCGACGACGCCCGCGAGGAGGGCATCATCGTCGTCGTCGCCGCCGGCAACTCCGCCCAACTGCGGAGCCCCGGGATCGCGTCGCCGGGCGACGCCGCGAACGTTACGACCGTCGGGGCGGTGACCGGCGAGCCCGCACAGAACGCCTCCCGCGCGTACTTCTCACAGTACGGGCCGGACCCGGGGACGCTCGACAACTCGGGTGGCACCTCGGAGGGGGCCGACGTCGACCTCGTCGCGCCGGGGATGAACACGACGGTCCGGACGCCGAACGGGGACCTCACGATGAGCGGCACGTCGATGGGGACGCCGTACGTCGCCGCGGCGATGGGTGCGGTGATGGAGGCTCATCCCGACTGGTCAGCGGACCGCGTTGAAGCACAGGTGTACGCGAGCGCCCGTCGTATTCCGAACGTCTCGGAGTACGCGGCCGGCCACGGGATGGTCGCACCTGACCGCGCGATCGCCGAGGAGAACGCCAGCCAGTCCCAGACCGAGGCGATGAACGGGCCGGCGTCGACCCGGCAAGACCTGTACGACCACATTTCGGACGCGCAGGGTGGGTTCATCGCCCGCACCGCCGCCTCGATCGAGGAAGCCCTGTAG
- a CDS encoding type II toxin-antitoxin system HicB family antitoxin yields MATVSEPNGEGPDGVEFVHEDDGRVTARHVKTGVASFGDSEAEALRQLADALDSHFGEGETIEDPEEYLKGLGIDVEVGGSGTPPWLE; encoded by the coding sequence ATGGCAACGGTTTCGGAGCCGAACGGGGAGGGGCCCGATGGGGTCGAGTTCGTTCACGAGGACGACGGCCGGGTAACGGCCCGGCACGTCAAGACGGGTGTTGCCTCGTTTGGTGACTCCGAAGCCGAGGCGCTCCGACAGCTCGCCGATGCCCTGGATAGTCACTTCGGGGAGGGTGAGACGATCGAAGATCCCGAAGAGTACCTGAAAGGGCTCGGGATCGATGTAGAGGTCGGCGGGTCCGGCACGCCGCCGTGGCTGGAGTAG
- a CDS encoding carboxypeptidase-like regulatory domain-containing protein, whose protein sequence is MRLRQKPPKQHVSGKVLDKQGNPVTDATVTISQNGSTVDSLTTNSTGEYATNLEDGTYDISVEKTNYTTNGTTITVSGNPVTVDDIVLEQKKDISGTITADTGGGIAANIDVYENDTLVAETTANDGGGYTVGNLTKGTYTILANKSGYINASTTAELGTSSVSDVDITLTAYGVSGQVIACAATDIDCNDPKPVPDGTVIEYYGVDESKLEVADNKEARAKEIRDRMWQFNKSELDWKKYRNLEDSVFDTDQQYVAVHDPDDWEETGDEHLDSPTVNPSSDEAVALSVWDGSKGGGWNAQDGADNSLPGAIVDDRDIVIKQLNYRGNVQDTDVVETTVTSSSGGPLSSDHDYARVYLPQGFYRVHPEGNNATAYTIAVGDPIQAINKKIKRHNERLNETANELTERAKEIRELEGNGTVVSGTTRTYTDARGRSGMFNFTLDNKNVNVLAVQAYTPVADKYAIKDLQNASINDIRELYANGSYNGTFYVTKQPQDVSIPQAGAKIETVEISAAPLADMGRFDNLSSWLNDYFANNSQLFSGAPLDVENWESFLDLRNRFIGIVENSSAAKQYLAEEYPEYANTTGGETTLTLERVNASDTENVSRQDVRDYVTQTKALGDAVRHAPMELDPESIEQSVDERVAYYSDTIMAGRVLTSFENVDVVATFADGSTEVIPTQDLSLNTLAAADSSQVAIDRYEVPSGKDMTGVRIQFAEAAEGTLDAEIENAERTISEEIAVPMDISKSDTDVTVNFEDGTQRTLDGANWSVEDHAGPGATIVVDEWTVPAGKTAVTPLEVNTQSVTEVGATLNETNWLDSTVTFTDGSLVGGPSFDPSDVVVLAKYNGKQEEIGQEYWSINEQTVGPDQIEIQDYPLPPDVANVNVEVVAAGDAGLGRTEFGVDNPGFTGQEPGIKSIPISTLTPGPNEQVSFELTPADRALFGNVTAVEVRSPSGEQLAATVENGTVEFETDGAGAHSVRVQYTAADGSEFGTVFDVTAAEQPLDAPATLTARSGTNDLYALAGDQLTEGQVDLSGSTTVEVAGRIGTDDEIPTEVHLHLEGVEEATRGQTTATLVRGANGQGVQDHVTYTIHTQGIPEDAYVYRGETPIPEDGIPDGEVTHNGSYTVITLVSDADASVTYRVVRNPDFTDRIQWRIRLALERINLPVLFLTPTDLGNGGAVVGVLFIIGHRRRRGRGGVTVNTPSLPDPLRAD, encoded by the coding sequence ATGAGACTGAGACAGAAACCGCCAAAACAACACGTTTCAGGGAAGGTCTTGGACAAACAGGGCAACCCGGTCACTGACGCCACCGTCACCATCTCCCAGAATGGAAGTACAGTCGATAGTCTCACGACCAACTCCACTGGCGAATATGCGACCAACCTCGAAGACGGCACCTACGATATTTCAGTCGAGAAAACCAACTACACCACCAACGGCACGACGATCACCGTCTCGGGGAACCCCGTGACCGTCGACGACATCGTCCTCGAACAGAAGAAGGACATCTCCGGCACCATCACGGCCGACACCGGCGGTGGCATCGCGGCGAATATCGACGTCTACGAGAACGACACGCTCGTCGCCGAGACAACCGCCAACGACGGCGGCGGGTACACCGTCGGGAACCTCACAAAAGGTACGTACACAATCCTCGCGAACAAGTCGGGGTACATCAACGCCTCGACGACCGCGGAACTCGGGACCAGCTCGGTCAGCGACGTGGACATCACCCTAACTGCGTACGGCGTCTCGGGGCAGGTCATTGCGTGTGCGGCGACGGATATCGACTGCAACGATCCGAAACCGGTCCCGGACGGCACTGTCATCGAGTACTACGGCGTCGACGAGAGCAAATTAGAGGTGGCCGATAACAAGGAGGCCCGCGCCAAGGAGATCCGGGACCGGATGTGGCAGTTCAATAAGTCGGAACTGGATTGGAAAAAGTATCGGAACTTGGAGGATTCAGTATTCGACACTGACCAACAGTACGTTGCCGTCCATGACCCGGACGACTGGGAGGAGACCGGCGATGAACACTTAGATTCGCCGACGGTGAACCCGTCGAGCGACGAAGCTGTCGCACTCTCTGTGTGGGACGGCTCAAAGGGCGGTGGCTGGAACGCCCAAGACGGCGCGGATAACTCGCTCCCAGGTGCGATCGTCGACGACAGGGACATCGTCATCAAGCAACTCAACTACCGCGGGAACGTGCAGGACACCGACGTTGTCGAAACGACAGTCACCAGTTCCTCCGGTGGGCCGCTCAGCAGCGACCACGACTATGCGCGCGTCTACCTTCCACAAGGCTTCTACCGGGTTCATCCGGAGGGCAACAACGCCACCGCCTACACCATCGCTGTCGGCGACCCGATTCAAGCTATCAACAAGAAGATCAAGCGGCACAACGAGAGGCTCAACGAAACGGCGAACGAACTGACCGAACGCGCCAAAGAGATCCGGGAGCTTGAGGGCAACGGCACGGTGGTGAGCGGTACGACGAGGACCTACACCGACGCCCGTGGCCGGTCGGGGATGTTCAACTTCACGCTCGACAACAAGAATGTGAACGTCCTCGCGGTCCAGGCTTACACGCCGGTAGCTGACAAGTACGCGATCAAGGATCTGCAGAACGCGAGTATCAACGACATACGGGAACTGTACGCGAACGGCTCCTACAACGGCACGTTCTACGTGACCAAACAACCACAGGACGTGTCGATCCCCCAGGCCGGTGCGAAAATCGAAACCGTCGAGATCAGCGCCGCGCCGCTGGCGGACATGGGGCGGTTCGACAATCTCTCGTCGTGGCTCAACGACTACTTCGCGAACAACTCCCAGCTGTTCTCCGGCGCACCACTTGACGTCGAGAACTGGGAGTCGTTCCTTGACCTCCGGAACCGGTTCATCGGCATCGTCGAGAACAGTTCCGCAGCGAAGCAGTACCTCGCCGAGGAGTACCCCGAGTACGCGAACACGACCGGCGGCGAGACGACGCTGACGCTGGAGCGGGTCAACGCCAGCGACACCGAGAACGTCTCCCGGCAGGATGTCCGGGATTACGTCACCCAGACGAAGGCGCTCGGTGACGCGGTCCGGCACGCGCCGATGGAACTCGATCCCGAGAGCATCGAACAGTCTGTCGACGAGCGCGTCGCCTACTACAGCGACACCATCATGGCCGGGCGTGTGCTCACCTCCTTCGAGAACGTCGACGTGGTCGCGACGTTCGCTGACGGCTCGACAGAGGTCATCCCGACGCAGGACCTCTCCTTGAACACGCTCGCCGCCGCCGACTCGTCGCAGGTGGCGATCGACCGTTACGAGGTGCCCTCCGGCAAGGACATGACCGGCGTCCGCATCCAGTTCGCCGAGGCGGCCGAGGGCACGCTCGACGCGGAGATCGAGAACGCCGAGCGAACCATCTCCGAGGAGATCGCTGTCCCGATGGACATCAGCAAGTCCGACACCGACGTGACGGTCAACTTCGAGGACGGGACCCAGCGCACGCTCGACGGCGCGAACTGGTCGGTCGAGGACCACGCCGGTCCCGGTGCGACCATCGTGGTCGACGAGTGGACGGTCCCGGCCGGCAAGACCGCCGTGACGCCGCTGGAGGTCAACACGCAGTCCGTGACCGAGGTCGGCGCGACGCTCAACGAGACGAACTGGCTCGACTCGACGGTGACGTTCACCGACGGCTCCCTCGTCGGCGGCCCGTCGTTCGACCCGAGTGATGTGGTCGTGCTGGCGAAGTACAACGGGAAGCAGGAGGAAATCGGCCAGGAGTACTGGTCGATCAACGAGCAAACCGTCGGCCCGGACCAGATCGAGATTCAGGACTACCCGCTCCCGCCGGATGTCGCGAACGTCAACGTCGAAGTCGTCGCGGCCGGTGATGCCGGTCTCGGGCGGACGGAGTTCGGCGTCGACAATCCCGGCTTCACCGGGCAGGAACCGGGCATCAAGTCGATCCCCATCTCGACGCTGACGCCCGGCCCGAACGAACAGGTCAGCTTCGAACTCACGCCAGCCGACCGGGCGCTGTTCGGGAACGTCACCGCCGTCGAGGTTCGGAGCCCGAGTGGCGAGCAACTCGCCGCGACCGTCGAGAACGGCACCGTGGAGTTCGAAACCGACGGGGCAGGCGCACACAGCGTGCGCGTGCAGTACACTGCGGCGGACGGCTCGGAGTTCGGGACGGTGTTCGACGTGACCGCCGCCGAACAGCCACTCGACGCGCCGGCGACGCTGACCGCCCGGTCGGGGACGAACGACCTCTACGCGCTGGCTGGCGACCAGCTCACCGAGGGACAGGTCGACCTGTCCGGCAGCACCACCGTCGAGGTCGCCGGTCGGATCGGCACTGACGACGAGATACCGACCGAGGTCCACCTGCACCTGGAGGGCGTCGAGGAAGCGACCCGCGGTCAGACGACGGCGACGCTGGTTCGCGGTGCGAACGGCCAGGGCGTGCAGGACCACGTCACCTACACGATCCACACGCAGGGCATCCCGGAGGACGCGTACGTCTACCGGGGCGAGACGCCCATCCCCGAGGATGGGATCCCCGACGGCGAGGTGACCCACAACGGGAGCTACACGGTGATCACGCTGGTGAGCGACGCCGACGCGTCGGTCACCTACCGCGTGGTGCGGAACCCCGATTTCACCGACCGGATCCAGTGGCGCATCCGGCTGGCGCTCGAACGGATCAACCTCCCGGTGCTGTTCCTCACGCCGACCGACCTCGGGAACGGTGGCGCTGTCGTCGGCGTGCTGTTCATCATCGGGCACCGTCGCCGGCGAGGGCGCGGCGGTGTCACGGTGAACACGCCCAGCCTTCCGGACCCCCTTCGAGCGGACTAA
- a CDS encoding FkbM family methyltransferase, with protein MSIDSSTPDRSLIHRAYNRLVRPRLPRSEISVYAGVPVRNTPVLDRERVHAEYKAGFLDAIGETVVDGDRVCLVGFGRGVSTVYAVRAGASHVTAIDGATEMLAIGEETLEMTGHRGRVTTLHAIVGEAIDLYGDGDGADTVPPADLPTSDVLVLDCEGAELSILAGLEDPPQKAVVETHPPKGAADDAVRERMREAGYARINAREYEPDRPEKTVFVGWQ; from the coding sequence ATGTCCATAGACAGTTCCACCCCTGACCGGAGCCTGATCCACCGGGCGTACAACCGCCTCGTCCGGCCGCGACTCCCGCGCTCGGAGATCAGCGTCTACGCGGGCGTTCCGGTCCGCAACACGCCCGTCCTCGACCGGGAGCGGGTCCACGCCGAGTACAAAGCCGGCTTCCTCGACGCGATCGGGGAGACGGTCGTCGACGGCGACCGCGTCTGTCTCGTCGGGTTCGGCCGTGGCGTCTCGACGGTGTATGCCGTCCGGGCCGGCGCTTCCCACGTGACGGCCATCGACGGGGCGACCGAGATGCTCGCCATCGGCGAGGAAACCCTGGAGATGACGGGCCACCGGGGACGCGTGACGACGCTGCACGCGATCGTCGGCGAGGCCATCGATCTGTACGGCGACGGTGACGGAGCCGACACCGTCCCGCCGGCGGACCTCCCCACGTCCGACGTGCTGGTGCTCGACTGCGAGGGCGCTGAACTGTCGATACTGGCTGGTCTGGAGGACCCGCCGCAGAAAGCCGTCGTGGAGACCCACCCACCGAAGGGCGCGGCTGACGACGCCGTCCGGGAGCGCATGCGCGAGGCCGGCTACGCGCGGATCAACGCTCGCGAGTACGAACCTGACCGCCCGGAGAAGACGGTGTTCGTCGGCTGGCAGTGA
- a CDS encoding type IV pilin N-terminal domain-containing protein yields the protein MNLKFNSNHDDRAVSPVIGVILMVAITVILAAVIGAFVLDLGSGQQENANAGVSIEESGSEVTFQLTDAGNADGVYIKANTTSDYMQSDGTRTSSETYALENVGDSATTEIGSNYNAPVEFSVIAEKGDQQNVIRTYTVSS from the coding sequence ATGAACTTAAAATTCAATTCCAATCACGACGATCGGGCAGTCTCGCCGGTTATAGGTGTCATATTAATGGTAGCTATAACCGTGATCCTCGCTGCCGTCATTGGTGCCTTCGTTCTCGACCTTGGTAGCGGACAGCAAGAGAACGCAAACGCCGGAGTCAGCATTGAAGAATCGGGGAGTGAAGTGACGTTCCAACTGACCGACGCTGGGAATGCAGACGGGGTGTACATTAAGGCAAATACTACGTCGGACTACATGCAGTCTGACGGCACGCGTACAAGTTCCGAAACATACGCATTAGAGAACGTTGGTGACTCAGCGACGACTGAAATCGGTAGCAATTACAACGCACCGGTCGAATTCAGCGTCATCGCTGAAAAGGGGGACCAGCAGAACGTCATCCGGACCTACACTGTGAGCTCGTAA